A single region of the Gossypium arboreum isolate Shixiya-1 chromosome 12, ASM2569848v2, whole genome shotgun sequence genome encodes:
- the LOC108476884 gene encoding 3-oxoacyl-[acyl-carrier-protein] reductase 4-like, protein MVAVAGSNVVSLNSAVKFGDCNSCRFVQIRQCSPVSGGTGSIRTRPCIGLRCRSRGVRAQVATVEQASPESAQKLEAPVAIITGASRGIGKAVALALGKAGCKVLVNYARSSKEAEDVSKEIESYGSQALTFGGDVSKEADVDAMIKTAVDTWGTVDILINNAGITRDTLLMRMKKSLWQEVIDLNLTGLFLCTQAAAKIMMKKKKGKIINIASVVGLVGNVGQANYSAAKAGVIGFTKTVAKEYASRNINVNAVAPGFIASDMTAKLVEDIEKKILETIPLGRYGQPEEVAGLVEFLALNPASSYITGQVFTIDGGMVM, encoded by the exons ATGGTTGCTGTTGCCGGATCCAATGTCGTTTCCCTGAACTCCGCCGTGAAGTTTGGAGATTGCAACAGCTGCAGATTTGTTCAGATTCGGCAATGCTCTCCGGTTTCTGGTGGAACAGGATCGATTAGGACTCGTCCATGTATTGGACTCCGTTGCAGATCGAGGg GTGTAAGAGCGCAGGTCGCCACTGTTGAGCAAGCTAGCCCTGAATCAGCTCAAAAATTGGAAGCTCCTGTAGCCATAATTACTGGAGCTTCTAGAGGAATTGGTAAAGCTGTTGCACTGGCCTTAGGAAAAGCAGGTTGCAAG GTCCTAGTAAATTATGCTAGATCATCAAAGGAGGCTGAGGATGTTTCAAAAGAG ATTGAGTCATATGGTAGTCAGGCTCTTACTTTTGGTGGAGATGTTTCAAAAGAAGCTGATGTGGATGCAATGATAAAAACT GCTGTTGATACGTGGGGCACTGTTGATATATTAATAAACAATGCAG GAATTACGCGGGATACTTTGTTGATGAGGATGAAGAAATCACTGTGGCAGGAGGTTATTGATCTGAACCTTACAGGATTGTTTCTTTGTACACAG GCAGCAGCAAAAATCATGATGAAAAAGAAGAAG ggaaaaataattaatattgcaTCAGTTGTTGGCTTGGTTGGCAACGTTGGGCAAGCCAACTACAGTGCTGCTAAAGCAGGCGTCATTGGCTTTACAAAGACTGTTGCAAAGGAATATGCCAGCAGAAACATTAAC GTCAATGCTGTTGCCCCAGGATTCATTGCATCTGATATGACTGCCAAGCTTGTGGAGGACATTGAGAAGAAAATCTTGGAAACAATCCCCTTAG GAAGATATGGTCAACCAGAAGAAGTTGCGGGACTGGTGGAATTTTTGGCCCTAAACCCTGCTTCCAGTTACATAACAGGACAG GTGTTCACTATTGATGGGGGAATGGTCATGTAA